Proteins from a genomic interval of Candidatus Cloacimonadota bacterium:
- the nadA gene encoding quinolinate synthase NadA, whose protein sequence is MMNEIINKIKKLKKEKNALILAHNYQAIEIQALADYRGDSLQLSILSKELNSPLIVFCGVRFMAETAAIINPQSQVLLPVLDAGCPMADMINAEQLREFKQAHPGSPVVCYVNSTVEVKAESDICCTSSNAVKVLQSLDTEKPILFVPDRNLGSWAAAQSGRKVITWNGYCPTHQWGFGVEDMRIVRKQYPGYKLLAHPECDPIIVNEADEVMSTGGMMRYVADHDEVIIATENGMTDYLKHIYPAKKIVSLSPKAICQNMKKTTLRDVLKALEEHRHVITVKEDIAQQARNSIERMLALS, encoded by the coding sequence ATGATGAATGAGATAATAAACAAGATAAAAAAACTAAAAAAAGAAAAGAACGCCCTTATTTTGGCGCATAACTACCAAGCAATAGAGATCCAAGCGCTGGCGGATTATCGCGGAGATTCTTTGCAGCTATCTATACTTAGCAAAGAACTGAACAGCCCCTTAATCGTCTTTTGCGGAGTTCGTTTTATGGCAGAAACCGCAGCCATTATAAACCCACAATCTCAAGTATTGTTGCCAGTTTTGGATGCCGGCTGCCCTATGGCAGATATGATCAATGCCGAGCAGTTACGCGAGTTTAAGCAAGCTCATCCGGGCTCACCGGTGGTATGTTATGTAAACAGTACCGTAGAAGTTAAGGCAGAGAGTGATATTTGTTGCACATCCTCCAATGCTGTGAAAGTATTACAATCCTTAGATACAGAAAAGCCAATATTGTTTGTACCGGATCGAAATCTGGGATCGTGGGCAGCCGCTCAAAGTGGACGTAAGGTTATTACCTGGAATGGCTATTGTCCTACACATCAATGGGGTTTTGGAGTAGAGGATATGCGCATTGTCCGCAAACAGTATCCGGGATATAAGCTTTTGGCACACCCGGAATGCGATCCTATCATCGTTAATGAAGCGGATGAAGTAATGTCGACGGGTGGGATGATGCGTTATGTGGCAGATCATGATGAGGTGATAATTGCCACAGAGAACGGTATGACAGACTATTTAAAGCATATTTATCCCGCCAAAAAGATCGTTAGCCTCTCACCCAAGGCAATCTGCCAAAACATGAAAAAGACAACTTTAAGGGATGTGTTAAAAGCCCTGGAAGAACACCGTCATGTAATAACAGTAAAGGAAGATATTGCCCAACAAGCAAGAAACAGCATTGAAAGAATGCTTGCTTTATCTTAA
- the dut gene encoding dUTP diphosphatase, with protein sequence MKLRFRKLHPHAIAPQRMSSGAAGYDLCARLDDPLYLLVGQRVAVPTGIAISLPSGYEAQIRPRSGLALKLGLGVLNSPGTIDSDYRGEIKVILINLSTEEVCINPEMRIAQMIISRIETPILEECERLDETERAAGGFGSSGA encoded by the coding sequence ATGAAGCTAAGATTTCGCAAGCTTCATCCCCATGCAATTGCGCCTCAAAGGATGAGCAGTGGAGCCGCAGGATACGATCTGTGTGCACGTTTGGACGATCCTTTATACCTTCTTGTGGGGCAACGGGTTGCAGTTCCTACTGGAATTGCAATCTCTTTACCATCGGGATATGAAGCACAAATAAGACCACGTAGCGGATTAGCGCTGAAATTGGGTTTAGGTGTGCTAAATTCACCCGGCACCATAGATTCCGATTATCGCGGCGAGATAAAAGTAATTCTTATTAACCTCAGCACAGAAGAAGTGTGCATCAATCCCGAAATGCGCATTGCACAAATGATTATATCCCGCATAGAAACTCCAATTCTGGAAGAATGTGAAAGGTTGGATGAAACCGAGCGGGCTGCGGGCGGATTTGGTTCCAGTGGAGCCTAA
- a CDS encoding polyprenyl synthetase family protein, producing MDPNVLLKKDMKEKQELVNIILDRYLPRKDEYPKEIHKALRYSTFAGGKRLRPYLTLLAYQMYKEDLEPIIPVAAAIEMIHTYTLIHDDLPDIDDDDYRRGKKSCHTVFGEGVALLAGDSLLINAFELITYASLSDALKVQFVRELATESGIKGVIAGQNLDIESEGKKVDKKTLNYIHNNKTAKLINIGLRFGALAAKAPAKELAIIEDYGSKIGLVFQIVDDLLDIEGIEAKLGKTTGKDEAAGKVTFPSVYGVETSREMARDLTEKAKENIAVLGERTLLLRILADFLLNRKS from the coding sequence CTAATGTATTACTCAAAAAGGACATGAAAGAGAAGCAGGAGTTGGTAAATATTATATTGGATCGCTATTTACCCCGCAAGGATGAATATCCCAAAGAAATCCATAAGGCATTAAGATACAGCACCTTTGCCGGGGGGAAGCGTTTGCGTCCGTATCTAACTCTTTTGGCGTATCAGATGTATAAAGAGGATTTGGAGCCCATAATTCCGGTGGCGGCAGCCATCGAGATGATTCACACCTATACCCTAATTCACGACGATTTGCCGGATATTGACGATGATGACTATCGCAGAGGGAAAAAATCGTGTCATACAGTTTTTGGCGAAGGAGTAGCGCTTTTAGCGGGAGATTCACTTTTAATAAATGCCTTTGAACTAATAACATACGCTTCGCTTAGCGATGCTTTAAAGGTGCAGTTTGTGCGCGAACTTGCCACAGAATCCGGAATTAAAGGCGTAATTGCAGGTCAGAATTTGGATATAGAATCTGAGGGCAAAAAAGTTGATAAAAAAACTCTAAATTACATTCACAACAATAAGACTGCCAAGCTAATCAATATCGGCTTGAGATTTGGGGCATTGGCAGCCAAAGCACCCGCCAAAGAACTTGCCATTATCGAAGATTATGGTTCTAAGATAGGTTTAGTATTTCAGATTGTGGACGATCTTTTGGATATTGAGGGTATCGAAGCAAAATTGGGAAAAACTACGGGGAAAGATGAGGCTGCCGGAAAGGTAACTTTTCCATCAGTTTATGGTGTTGAAACGAGCCGCGAAATGGCACGAGACCTCACCGAAAAGGCAAAAGAGAACATTGCCGTATTGGGTGAACGGACTTTGTTATTGAGGATTTTGGCAGATTTTCTGCTTAACCGAAAATCATGA